A window of Haloarchaeobius litoreus contains these coding sequences:
- a CDS encoding Rid family detoxifying hydrolase produces MKRTISTSDAPAAVGAYSQATTNGDVIFTAGQIPMTPDGELLDDESITVQTRQSLENIEAILDEEGANMTDVLKVTVFMDDIEDFDEMNDAYKEYFVDNPPARSAVEVANLPKGVGVEIEAIADAE; encoded by the coding sequence ATGAAGCGAACCATCAGCACCTCCGACGCCCCCGCGGCCGTCGGCGCGTACAGTCAGGCGACGACCAACGGCGACGTCATCTTCACGGCCGGCCAGATCCCGATGACGCCCGACGGCGAGCTGCTCGACGACGAGTCCATCACCGTCCAGACGCGCCAGTCCCTGGAGAACATCGAGGCCATCCTCGACGAGGAGGGCGCGAACATGACGGACGTGCTCAAGGTGACCGTCTTCATGGACGACATCGAGGACTTCGACGAGATGAACGACGCCTACAAGGAGTACTTCGTCGACAACCCGCCGGCCCGCTCGGCCGTGGAGGTCGCGAACCTCCCGAAGGGCGTCGGCGTCGAGATCGAGGCCATCGCCGACGCGGAGTGA